The following coding sequences lie in one Pseudoalteromonas sp. Scap06 genomic window:
- a CDS encoding glycine cleavage system protein R: protein MKQLVITILGEDRPGLVESISSVILENHGNWLSSNLSHLLGHFAGIIQVEVAEEHLQTFQNALNGLPKLDVRIEKGNIEIEPVELEQLNFVITGNDRPGIVQELASVIRHKGANITNLNSRQQSAPNWGVPIFSAVATVSLPNGLNKEEVINALESITSDLVVDVEQS from the coding sequence ATGAAGCAGTTGGTAATAACTATTTTAGGGGAAGATCGCCCCGGTTTAGTAGAAAGTATTTCATCGGTTATATTAGAAAACCACGGCAATTGGTTAAGTAGTAACTTGAGTCACTTACTCGGTCACTTTGCAGGCATTATACAGGTTGAAGTGGCTGAAGAACATTTACAGACATTTCAAAATGCGCTCAATGGGCTTCCTAAGTTAGATGTTCGCATTGAAAAGGGCAACATTGAAATTGAGCCAGTAGAGCTTGAGCAGCTTAATTTTGTGATCACTGGTAACGATCGCCCTGGTATAGTGCAAGAGCTAGCAAGTGTTATTCGCCATAAAGGCGCGAATATTACAAACTTAAACTCTAGGCAGCAAAGTGCGCCAAATTGGGGAGTGCCAATATTTAGTGCCGTTGCCACCGTGAGCCTACCTAACGGATTAAATAAAGAAGAAGTTATTAATGCACTTGAGTCAATTACAAGTGACTTAGTAGTGGATGTAGAGCAAAGCTAA
- a CDS encoding efflux RND transporter permease subunit: MITAIIRWSVVNRFFVLLLTAILIGGGLYAVKNTPVDALPDLSDVQVIVKTSYPGQAPQVVQDQVTFPITTAMLSVPGAQTVRGFSFFGDSYVYVIFDEDTDLYWARSRVQEYLSQVSARLPSTAIAELGPDATGVGWVYLYALTDTTGKHGISQLRSLQDWFLKFELQTVPGVSEVASVGGMVKQYQVNVQPDKLRAYGIPLSLIQTAIKQGNQEMGASVVEMAEAEYMVTSTGYVKSVADLEAIPLGINANGTALQLRDVANVRLGPQMRRGVAELNGEGEVAGGVVVMRFGENAQKTIELVKAKLESLKKGLPEGVEIVPVYDRSHLIKDAVDNLTSKLMEELIVVALVCVVFLFHVRSSLVAIITLPLGILTAFIIMYWQGINANIMSLGGIAIAIGAMTDGAIVMIENMHKHMEKKPLTDENRWQVVIDSASEVGPALFFSLLIITVSFMPVFILEAQEGRMFAPLAYTKTYAMAASAGLAITLVPVLMGYFIRGKVISENKNPVNRLLVNSYKPLLNLVLKFPKSTLLIALVITLMGFYPINKIGSEFIPPLDEGDLMYMPTTYPGISIGKARELLQQTDKLIATVPEVKTVFGKIGRAETATDPAPLTMIETFIQFKPKDQWREGMTTEKLKQELDALVKFPGLTNAWVMPIKTRIDMLATGIKTPVGIKVAGPNLNEIQKIGQQIEVLLKDLPGTASVYSERVAGGRYIKVDINREKAARYSLNIADVQQVVATAIGGMNVTETVEGQERYPVNLRYPQAYRDSPEELMLLPIVTPTGQRIALADVADVFISDGPPGIKSENARLNGWSFIDIKDTDIGSYVANAQQLLNEQLILPAGYSITWAGQYEYMERAKAKLSYVLPLTLAIIVVLLYLNFRSFTEVFIIMATLPLAMIGGIWLMYLEGFNFSVAVGVGFIALAGVAVEIGVIMLVYLNQAYKAQVEAASKMGKSLSTEQLKQVILEGAGLRVRPVMMTVATIVIGLLPVLYGTGTGSEVMSRIAAPMVGGMFSAIVLTLLVLPAVYLLWRKRNL, from the coding sequence ATGATTACTGCAATTATTCGCTGGTCTGTTGTTAACCGTTTTTTTGTTTTGTTACTAACCGCAATACTGATTGGTGGTGGCTTGTATGCTGTAAAAAATACGCCTGTAGATGCCTTACCCGATTTATCAGATGTACAGGTTATTGTTAAAACCTCTTATCCTGGGCAAGCGCCGCAAGTAGTGCAAGATCAGGTTACATTTCCTATAACCACGGCAATGCTATCGGTACCTGGGGCGCAAACAGTACGCGGTTTTTCTTTCTTTGGCGACTCCTACGTGTACGTTATTTTTGACGAAGACACTGATTTATACTGGGCACGAAGTCGTGTTCAGGAATATCTAAGTCAAGTATCTGCCCGTTTGCCTAGTACGGCAATTGCAGAGCTTGGCCCCGATGCCACCGGCGTTGGCTGGGTGTATTTATATGCACTCACTGATACCACCGGTAAGCATGGCATCAGCCAATTACGCAGTTTACAAGATTGGTTTTTAAAATTTGAACTGCAAACTGTACCTGGTGTGTCCGAAGTGGCATCGGTAGGCGGCATGGTTAAACAATACCAAGTAAACGTTCAGCCCGATAAGCTTCGTGCTTATGGTATTCCGCTAAGCCTTATTCAAACTGCCATTAAGCAAGGTAATCAAGAAATGGGTGCATCGGTAGTTGAGATGGCAGAAGCTGAATACATGGTCACCAGTACTGGCTACGTAAAAAGTGTTGCTGATTTAGAAGCCATTCCTTTAGGTATAAACGCTAACGGTACTGCGCTACAGTTACGTGATGTTGCTAATGTGCGTTTAGGTCCGCAAATGCGCCGCGGTGTTGCCGAGCTTAATGGCGAAGGCGAGGTGGCAGGTGGCGTAGTGGTTATGCGCTTTGGTGAAAACGCGCAAAAAACCATAGAGCTCGTTAAAGCTAAATTAGAGTCACTTAAAAAAGGGCTACCAGAGGGGGTTGAAATTGTACCTGTGTACGACCGCTCTCATTTAATAAAAGACGCAGTTGATAACCTCACCTCTAAATTAATGGAAGAGCTTATTGTAGTGGCTTTAGTGTGTGTGGTGTTTTTATTTCATGTACGCTCATCTTTGGTGGCTATTATTACCTTACCGTTAGGCATACTCACCGCTTTTATTATTATGTACTGGCAGGGAATTAACGCCAATATCATGTCATTAGGCGGGATTGCTATTGCGATTGGTGCTATGACTGATGGTGCGATTGTGATGATTGAAAACATGCACAAGCATATGGAGAAAAAACCGCTAACAGATGAAAACCGTTGGCAAGTGGTGATTGACTCTGCCAGTGAAGTTGGGCCTGCGTTATTTTTTAGCTTATTAATCATTACCGTGAGCTTTATGCCGGTATTTATTTTAGAAGCTCAGGAAGGGCGAATGTTTGCGCCATTAGCGTACACAAAAACCTATGCAATGGCAGCTTCTGCTGGATTAGCAATTACCTTAGTACCCGTGCTGATGGGTTATTTCATTCGGGGTAAGGTGATCTCTGAAAATAAAAATCCAGTTAACCGTTTACTGGTAAATAGTTATAAGCCGCTGTTAAATCTAGTATTAAAATTTCCGAAAAGTACCTTGCTGATTGCGCTAGTTATTACTTTAATGGGCTTTTATCCGATAAATAAAATAGGCAGTGAATTTATTCCACCTCTTGATGAGGGGGATCTAATGTATATGCCGACTACTTATCCAGGAATTTCAATAGGTAAGGCGCGCGAGCTATTGCAGCAAACCGATAAATTGATTGCCACTGTGCCCGAGGTGAAAACCGTATTTGGTAAAATTGGACGAGCGGAAACGGCAACCGATCCGGCACCGCTGACCATGATTGAAACCTTTATACAGTTTAAGCCTAAGGATCAGTGGCGCGAAGGCATGACCACTGAAAAGCTCAAACAAGAGCTGGATGCTTTAGTTAAGTTTCCTGGGCTGACGAACGCTTGGGTAATGCCAATTAAAACACGGATAGATATGCTGGCTACAGGGATTAAAACCCCTGTGGGTATAAAAGTCGCGGGCCCTAATTTGAATGAAATTCAAAAAATAGGTCAACAAATAGAGGTATTACTTAAAGATCTTCCCGGTACGGCGTCTGTTTACTCAGAGCGTGTAGCGGGTGGGCGTTATATTAAGGTAGATATTAACCGTGAAAAAGCAGCGCGCTACAGTTTAAATATTGCTGATGTGCAACAAGTAGTCGCAACCGCAATTGGTGGCATGAACGTGACTGAAACGGTTGAGGGTCAAGAGCGCTACCCTGTAAATCTTCGTTATCCGCAAGCGTACCGTGACTCCCCTGAAGAACTGATGCTTTTACCTATTGTTACTCCAACGGGTCAACGTATCGCACTTGCTGATGTGGCGGATGTATTTATTAGTGATGGCCCGCCTGGGATAAAAAGTGAAAATGCCCGTTTAAATGGTTGGAGCTTTATTGATATTAAAGATACAGATATTGGTAGCTATGTAGCAAATGCTCAGCAGTTACTAAACGAGCAGCTAATTTTACCTGCTGGATACTCTATAACTTGGGCTGGGCAATACGAATATATGGAGCGTGCCAAAGCCAAACTGAGTTATGTGTTGCCGCTGACCTTAGCCATTATTGTAGTATTGCTTTACCTTAACTTTAGAAGTTTCACCGAGGTATTTATTATTATGGCGACTTTACCACTGGCGATGATAGGAGGTATCTGGCTAATGTACTTAGAAGGCTTTAATTTCTCTGTTGCTGTAGGAGTCGGCTTTATTGCCCTTGCTGGGGTGGCCGTAGAAATAGGCGTTATAATGTTGGTTTATTTAAACCAAGCCTATAAAGCGCAGGTAGAGGCTGCTTCTAAAATGGGTAAAAGCTTGAGTACAGAGCAGCTTAAACAGGTGATACTAGAAGGTGCGGGTCTACGAGTACGTCCGGTAATGATGACAGTGGCAACCATAGTTATTGGCTTATTACCGGTGCTTTATGGTACAGGCACGGGCAGTGAAGTAATGAGTCGAATAGCCGCTCCTATGGTCGGCGGTATGTTTAGCGCCATTGTTTTAACATTGCTGGTATTGCCTGCTGTGTATTTATTGTGGCGAAAGCGCAACCTATAA
- a CDS encoding ABC transporter permease subunit: MTSNPNKPTFNTDRSRLFKDRFAKFGITAGGIMVLIALLLIFFYLLYVVQPIFESAKVEKRASFNVANAEQIVGLGVEEQTEVAYLLDDQGQVNFYSVDKAQFGKKLKTLNATLSARVSSFANSAPFQGHYAYGLENGTVTIVAPKFLVTFPNNERKLTPRLGYPLGEMALEVDEQGTAIKRFAFSHYEDKTAVVALTADKRVVFSSFVAEENMFTGEVEWQVERTELNVDGRVDELLMSPDTTRTFVRSANQIYVFDTRYPSEVEQIQLLSANEENANIVSSQLLAGANSLMLANDNGEISQWFEINTDSGREFQKIRSFETTKQSKLNIFTEFYRRTFFTTGQNGELGLYYTTSEAKLWQGKVSDGEIEQFAIAPRSNAALILADNKLTVLEIHNEHPEVTWSALWQEVWYEGYPEPGYIWQSTSASDDFESKFSLVPISFGTLKAAMYAMLFAVPIAISAAIYTAYFMSSELRRVVKPTVEIMEALPTVILGFLAGLWLAPLIEEHLPAIVGLLVLLPLGILATALGWNKLPAVIRHKIPEGSHSILLIPVVLFIGWLSFAMSESIELWMFDGNVRQYLTNELGMTFDQRNSLVVGIAMGFAVIPTIFSIAEDAVFSVPKHLSNGSLALGATQWQTLIRVVLLTASPGIFSAVMMGLGRAVGETMIVLMATGNTPIMDWSIFQGMRTLAANIAVEMPESEVGSSHYRILFLAAFVLFIFTFIFNTVAEFVRQQLREKYSSM, encoded by the coding sequence ATGACTTCAAATCCGAATAAACCGACTTTTAATACGGATCGAAGCCGTCTATTTAAAGACCGGTTTGCTAAGTTTGGTATAACCGCAGGCGGTATAATGGTATTAATAGCGCTGCTATTGATCTTCTTTTACCTTCTTTATGTAGTGCAGCCCATTTTCGAGTCAGCCAAAGTTGAAAAGCGCGCTAGCTTTAATGTTGCTAATGCTGAGCAAATAGTAGGGCTTGGTGTCGAGGAGCAAACTGAGGTTGCATATTTACTTGATGATCAAGGTCAAGTTAACTTCTACAGTGTTGATAAAGCACAGTTTGGTAAAAAACTAAAAACACTTAATGCCACTTTATCCGCGCGGGTAAGCAGTTTTGCAAACAGTGCTCCTTTTCAAGGGCATTATGCGTATGGTTTAGAAAATGGCACCGTAACTATTGTCGCGCCTAAGTTTTTAGTCACCTTCCCTAATAATGAGCGTAAGCTAACTCCGCGTTTAGGTTATCCACTAGGAGAAATGGCACTCGAAGTTGATGAGCAAGGTACAGCTATTAAGCGTTTTGCCTTTAGCCATTATGAAGACAAAACAGCCGTTGTGGCACTTACTGCCGATAAACGTGTGGTATTTAGTAGCTTTGTAGCCGAAGAAAATATGTTTACCGGTGAAGTTGAATGGCAAGTGGAACGCACCGAGCTTAACGTTGATGGTCGCGTAGATGAGCTATTAATGTCGCCAGATACCACCCGCACATTTGTTCGTTCTGCCAATCAAATTTACGTATTCGATACCCGCTACCCAAGTGAAGTTGAGCAAATTCAATTATTATCTGCCAATGAAGAAAACGCGAATATAGTGTCATCGCAACTATTGGCTGGTGCAAACTCACTGATGTTGGCCAATGATAACGGTGAAATATCCCAGTGGTTTGAAATCAATACAGACTCAGGGCGTGAATTTCAAAAAATCCGTTCGTTTGAAACTACCAAACAAAGCAAGCTGAATATTTTTACTGAATTTTATCGTCGTACCTTTTTTACAACGGGTCAAAATGGTGAATTAGGGCTTTATTACACCACCAGTGAAGCAAAGTTATGGCAAGGTAAAGTCAGTGATGGTGAAATTGAACAGTTTGCTATTGCTCCGCGTTCAAATGCGGCGCTAATTTTAGCTGATAACAAGCTGACGGTTTTAGAAATTCATAACGAGCATCCAGAAGTAACGTGGTCAGCGCTTTGGCAAGAAGTATGGTACGAAGGCTACCCAGAGCCGGGTTATATTTGGCAATCTACTTCTGCCAGTGATGATTTTGAATCGAAGTTTTCACTAGTGCCAATTTCATTTGGTACTTTAAAAGCTGCTATGTACGCAATGTTATTTGCTGTACCTATTGCTATTTCAGCCGCTATTTATACTGCTTATTTTATGTCGAGCGAATTGCGCCGTGTGGTAAAGCCAACGGTTGAAATAATGGAAGCTCTGCCTACGGTAATACTCGGCTTTTTAGCTGGCTTGTGGTTAGCGCCTTTAATTGAAGAGCACTTGCCGGCTATTGTTGGTTTGCTGGTGTTACTGCCATTGGGTATTTTAGCAACCGCTTTAGGCTGGAATAAATTACCTGCGGTTATTCGCCATAAAATCCCTGAAGGCTCACATTCAATTTTATTAATACCAGTGGTGTTATTTATTGGTTGGTTGTCGTTTGCGATGAGCGAAAGTATTGAGTTATGGATGTTTGATGGCAATGTGCGTCAATACCTAACTAATGAATTAGGCATGACCTTCGATCAGCGTAATTCATTAGTAGTGGGTATCGCGATGGGCTTTGCGGTTATTCCCACTATTTTCTCAATTGCCGAAGATGCGGTATTTAGTGTGCCTAAACATTTATCAAATGGCTCGTTAGCATTAGGTGCTACGCAGTGGCAAACCCTAATTCGTGTGGTGTTATTAACCGCCAGCCCAGGTATTTTTTCTGCAGTAATGATGGGATTAGGCCGTGCCGTAGGCGAAACTATGATTGTACTTATGGCTACCGGTAATACCCCAATTATGGATTGGAGTATTTTCCAAGGCATGCGTACCTTAGCCGCTAATATCGCCGTCGAAATGCCTGAGTCGGAAGTAGGGAGTTCGCATTACCGAATTCTATTCTTAGCCGCCTTTGTATTATTCATATTCACCTTTATTTTCAACACAGTTGCTGAGTTTGTTCGTCAGCAGCTGC